One Dermacentor silvarum isolate Dsil-2018 chromosome 10, BIME_Dsil_1.4, whole genome shotgun sequence genomic window carries:
- the LOC119431582 gene encoding zinc finger protein 501-like, giving the protein MASEYPIVEPVKLELSPQRGSTEGRHLLQRLLRNDVATSHIREYPHKCSYCRKMFQKKFHLDNHIRVHTGERPFGCHLCPMTFTQKQIVAVLRCSMIARFLPEKNVRGIIDAQAIRHNVESCVSTALFVNLLDTETAFLERAV; this is encoded by the exons ATGGCGTCGGAAT ACCCCATCGTCGAACCTGTCAAGCTGGAGCTGTCCCCTCAACGAGGCTCGACCGAGGGAAGGCACCTGCTGCAGCGTCTCTTGCGCAACGACGTTGCAACTTCCCACATAAGGGAATACCCGCACAAGTGCAGCTACTGCCGCAAGATGTTCCAGAAGAAGTTTCACCTGGACAATCACATACGTGTCCACACCGGCGAGAGACCATTCGGCTGCCATCTCTGCCCCATGACATTCACCCAGAAGCA GATTGTGGCTGTGCTCCGTTGTTCAATGATTGCGCGATTCTTGCCTGAAAAAAATGTGCGTGGAATCATAGATGCACAGGCTATCAGGCATAATGTTGAAAGCTGTGTTAGCACTGCGCTTTTTGTCAACCTGCTTGATACAGAAACGGCCTTTTTGGAGAGAGCAGTATGA
- the LOC119465782 gene encoding adult enhancer factor 1-like isoform X2 — protein MHLALSAKTKARPSMCHQQTQSLPVFVSGCTIHCNMCSFSTAQVGTMEQHQLTHTGERPFVCNYCPRTFARCYDLKMHVRIHTDERPYSCPICPSTFHQKSNLQRHMVSHTDERPYKCKRCTRSYRSSSALDYHVKRCTVPMEMPPT, from the exons ATGCATTTGG CACTGTCGGCCAAGACAAAGGCCCGTCCTTCCATGTGTCACCAGCAAACACAGTCTCTCCCCGTGTTTGTAAGTGGCTGCACGATCCACTGCAACATGTGCAGCTTCTCCACGGCGCAGGTGGGAACCATGGAGCAGCACCAGCTCACGCACACGGGGGAACGACCTTTTGTGTGCAACTACTGTCCTCGCACATTTGCACGCTGCTACGACCTCAAGATGCATGTGCGCATCCACACAGACGAGCGACCCTACTCGTGCCCCATCTGCCCGTCGACGTTCCACCAGAAGTCGAACCTGCAGCGCCACATGGTGTCCCACACAGACGAACGACCCTACAAGTGTAAGCGCTGCACACGGTCGTACCGCAGCTCTTCGGCACTCGATTACCACGTGAAACGGTGCACAGTTCCCATGGAGATGCCACCAACGTGA
- the LOC119465782 gene encoding adult enhancer factor 1-like isoform X1, whose product MNGGEYSKHYDRDALSAKTKARPSMCHQQTQSLPVFVSGCTIHCNMCSFSTAQVGTMEQHQLTHTGERPFVCNYCPRTFARCYDLKMHVRIHTDERPYSCPICPSTFHQKSNLQRHMVSHTDERPYKCKRCTRSYRSSSALDYHVKRCTVPMEMPPT is encoded by the exons ATGAACGGCGGGGAATATAGCAAGCACTATGACAGGGATG CACTGTCGGCCAAGACAAAGGCCCGTCCTTCCATGTGTCACCAGCAAACACAGTCTCTCCCCGTGTTTGTAAGTGGCTGCACGATCCACTGCAACATGTGCAGCTTCTCCACGGCGCAGGTGGGAACCATGGAGCAGCACCAGCTCACGCACACGGGGGAACGACCTTTTGTGTGCAACTACTGTCCTCGCACATTTGCACGCTGCTACGACCTCAAGATGCATGTGCGCATCCACACAGACGAGCGACCCTACTCGTGCCCCATCTGCCCGTCGACGTTCCACCAGAAGTCGAACCTGCAGCGCCACATGGTGTCCCACACAGACGAACGACCCTACAAGTGTAAGCGCTGCACACGGTCGTACCGCAGCTCTTCGGCACTCGATTACCACGTGAAACGGTGCACAGTTCCCATGGAGATGCCACCAACGTGA